The following are from one region of the Rosistilla carotiformis genome:
- a CDS encoding aminotransferase class I/II-fold pyridoxal phosphate-dependent enzyme translates to MSDQINLDGPAIDQSTEDPQPEPFQIRVANRVDRLPPYMFGRINAMLYQKRRDGSDVIDMGMGNPSDPPQTDVVEKLTEAAQDERNHGYSKSNGLLNLRREVCNKYQRKYDVELEADHEVIACLGSKEGFSHMCLALMGPGDTAIIPSPYFPIHMYAVILASGNVVTLDVFDPEKFLRNVEYTCQTFTPRPKLLIINYPHNPSAATIEPDFFVEVVRLAKKYGFMVIHDFAYADIGFDGYQPPSFLSAPGAKDVGVEFTTMSKGYNMAGWRVGFCAGNADMIRALGTIKGYYDYGMFQAVQIAAIVAMRDTEDAVAEQALVYQSRRDALVDGLRRIGWEIDPPKAGMFVWAKVPEQWRHMSTMDFAMMLLEKGDVAVSPGSGFGPAGEGYLRMSLVENEQRLRQAVRQISRCLDKQSALSSSSST, encoded by the coding sequence ATGAGCGATCAGATCAATCTCGACGGACCTGCAATCGACCAATCGACCGAAGATCCGCAACCCGAGCCGTTTCAAATTCGTGTTGCCAATCGGGTCGATCGGTTGCCGCCGTACATGTTTGGGCGGATCAACGCGATGCTTTATCAAAAGCGTCGCGACGGTAGCGACGTGATCGATATGGGGATGGGCAATCCTTCGGATCCGCCGCAGACCGACGTCGTCGAGAAACTGACCGAAGCGGCTCAGGACGAACGCAACCACGGCTACAGCAAATCGAACGGTTTGCTGAATCTTCGCCGCGAGGTCTGCAATAAGTACCAGCGCAAGTACGACGTGGAGCTGGAAGCCGACCACGAAGTCATCGCTTGCTTGGGAAGCAAGGAGGGATTTTCGCACATGTGCCTGGCTCTAATGGGGCCTGGTGACACCGCAATCATCCCATCTCCCTATTTCCCGATCCACATGTACGCGGTCATCTTGGCGTCGGGAAACGTCGTCACGCTGGACGTCTTCGACCCCGAGAAATTTCTTCGCAACGTCGAATACACCTGCCAGACCTTCACGCCGCGGCCGAAGTTGTTGATCATCAACTACCCGCACAATCCGTCGGCGGCGACGATCGAGCCCGATTTCTTCGTTGAGGTGGTGCGTCTGGCCAAGAAGTATGGGTTCATGGTGATCCACGACTTCGCCTACGCCGACATCGGCTTCGACGGCTACCAACCGCCCAGCTTCCTGTCGGCTCCCGGGGCCAAGGATGTTGGCGTCGAGTTCACGACGATGAGCAAGGGCTACAACATGGCTGGCTGGCGCGTCGGCTTCTGTGCTGGCAACGCCGACATGATCCGCGCCCTGGGAACGATCAAAGGCTACTACGATTACGGCATGTTCCAGGCGGTGCAGATCGCCGCGATCGTGGCGATGCGCGATACCGAAGATGCGGTCGCTGAGCAGGCGCTCGTCTACCAAAGTCGCCGCGACGCGTTGGTCGATGGCCTGCGCCGGATCGGATGGGAGATCGACCCACCCAAGGCGGGGATGTTCGTTTGGGCGAAGGTTCCCGAGCAGTGGCGTCATATGAGCACGATGGATTTCGCCATGATGCTGCTGGAGAAGGGGGACGTTGCTGTCAGCCCGGGCAGCGGTTTTGGTCCCGCTGGGGAAGGGTATCTGCGGATGTCGCTGGTCGAAAACGAACAGCGATTGCGTCAGGCGGTTCGCCAGATCTCGCGATGCTTGGACAAGCAGAGCGCCCTGAGCTCCAGTTCTTCAACTTAG
- a CDS encoding thioredoxin domain-containing protein — translation MTNRLAQSNSPYLLQHQDNPVDWYPWGEEALQRAKDEHKPIFLSIGYAACHWCHVMEHESFEQPRIAELLNDRFVCIKVDREERPDIDQIYMHAVQAMTGQGGWPMSMFLTPEGKPFYGGTYFPPTSRSGMPGFDTIVNAVADAWENKQSDVLCQADQMTNHLQESLQPQPDGKPELFSRWIAAACKAKAETFDAQNGGFGSRPKFPHPMDLELMLRHWHATGEDRWLNIVTVTLSKMADGGIYDHLGGGFARYSVDERWLVPHFEKMLYDNALLAGIYLRGYQATGNQRFAQVARESLEYLIRDMLDPCGAIHCTEDADSEGEEGKYYVWTPDEVVKFLGEARGERFCQIYDITQEGNFEGKSILNLRRPLELIASSQGLDYETLRNELAEDRGRLLEVRESRVRPGRDDKVLVSWNALAIDALALASGVLGDARMLEVAQGAAEFIWTQMRTDQGRLLHAYRQGTSHLDAYVDDYATLITALVSLFEADGDSKWLARASELADQMLDHFSDTTAGGFFYTADDHESLILRTKDYHDSSVPSGNGEAAYALIRLARLTGNERFEAAANLTLRSAVTVMTEQAMAASRLLIALDICLNPTQQFVLVDPSAESLTKLKSAYFQAYRPRAVLAAEVATGSEPSRDLTIGNLFRGKTAVDGDPTLYQCESFTCKEPATGTAAILDALGSKN, via the coding sequence TACAGCGAGCCAAAGACGAACACAAGCCGATCTTTCTGTCGATCGGATATGCGGCGTGCCATTGGTGCCACGTGATGGAGCACGAGAGCTTTGAACAGCCGCGGATCGCGGAGCTGTTGAACGATCGCTTCGTCTGCATCAAAGTCGATCGCGAGGAGCGGCCCGACATCGATCAGATCTACATGCACGCGGTCCAAGCGATGACCGGCCAAGGAGGCTGGCCGATGAGCATGTTCCTGACTCCCGAGGGGAAACCGTTCTACGGCGGAACCTATTTCCCGCCGACCAGTCGATCGGGCATGCCGGGCTTCGATACGATCGTCAACGCAGTCGCCGACGCTTGGGAAAACAAGCAGTCCGATGTTTTGTGCCAAGCCGATCAGATGACGAATCACCTGCAAGAGTCGCTGCAGCCGCAGCCCGATGGCAAGCCCGAACTGTTCTCGCGCTGGATCGCGGCGGCTTGCAAAGCCAAAGCGGAAACCTTCGACGCTCAAAACGGCGGCTTCGGATCGCGCCCCAAATTCCCGCATCCGATGGATCTGGAACTGATGCTGCGTCACTGGCATGCGACCGGCGAGGACCGCTGGCTGAACATCGTCACCGTCACGCTTTCGAAGATGGCCGATGGCGGGATCTACGATCACCTGGGCGGCGGATTCGCGCGGTACAGCGTCGATGAGCGATGGTTGGTCCCGCACTTCGAAAAGATGCTCTACGACAACGCGCTGCTGGCCGGCATCTATCTACGCGGCTATCAAGCGACCGGCAACCAGCGGTTTGCTCAAGTCGCACGCGAGTCGCTCGAATATCTGATCCGCGACATGCTGGATCCCTGCGGCGCGATCCACTGCACCGAAGATGCCGACAGCGAGGGCGAGGAAGGCAAATATTATGTCTGGACACCCGACGAGGTCGTCAAGTTTTTGGGCGAAGCGAGGGGCGAGCGGTTCTGCCAAATCTACGACATCACTCAAGAGGGAAACTTTGAAGGCAAGAGCATCCTCAACCTGCGGCGTCCGCTGGAATTGATCGCCAGCAGCCAGGGGCTCGATTACGAAACACTCCGCAACGAACTGGCCGAAGATCGCGGGCGGCTGCTGGAGGTTCGCGAGTCGCGCGTCCGACCAGGCCGCGACGATAAGGTGCTTGTCAGCTGGAACGCGCTGGCGATCGACGCGTTGGCGCTGGCTAGCGGCGTGCTGGGCGATGCGCGGATGCTGGAGGTCGCTCAAGGAGCGGCCGAATTCATCTGGACTCAGATGCGAACCGATCAAGGACGACTGCTGCACGCCTACCGGCAAGGCACGTCGCATCTCGATGCATACGTCGATGATTACGCGACGCTGATCACGGCGTTGGTTTCGCTGTTCGAAGCCGATGGCGACAGCAAGTGGCTCGCCCGCGCCAGCGAATTGGCCGACCAGATGCTCGACCATTTCAGCGACACCACCGCCGGCGGTTTCTTCTACACCGCGGACGATCACGAATCGCTGATCCTGCGTACCAAAGACTATCACGACAGCAGCGTTCCCAGCGGCAATGGCGAAGCGGCGTATGCGTTGATCCGCTTGGCGCGTCTGACCGGCAACGAACGTTTTGAAGCGGCGGCGAACCTGACGCTGCGATCGGCCGTGACCGTGATGACCGAACAAGCGATGGCCGCCAGCCGATTGTTGATCGCGCTGGATATCTGTCTGAACCCGACGCAGCAGTTTGTGTTAGTCGACCCGTCGGCGGAATCGCTGACGAAGCTGAAATCGGCCTACTTCCAGGCCTATCGCCCGCGAGCCGTCTTGGCTGCGGAAGTCGCTACCGGAAGCGAACCGAGCCGCGACCTGACCATCGGAAATCTGTTCCGTGGCAAAACCGCAGTCGATGGAGATCCGACGCTCTACCAATGCGAAAGTTTTACCTGCAAGGAACCGGCCACCGGCACCGCAGCGATTCTCGACGCATTGGGCTCCAAGAACTAA
- a CDS encoding PstS family phosphate ABC transporter substrate-binding protein — protein MKYASGRTTIQAMLCIGFLALTGCDSSKPAAKSDADAPVATDGDPTAAVSQLTGKIAVEGSSTVAPITTQAKERFNEQHPDVTISVIGEGTSNGFKSFVKKETDIQDASRPIKQKELDSCKESGLEFIEVPVAYDGLTIAVHPKNSFVKSLTVDQLQKIFRSGDSAKTWKDVDASWPDKKISIFSPGTGSGTYDYFSEVVIGKEGSLRDDGQINLNEDDNILVRGVAGDEFAIGYFGYSYYERNKKDLQAVPIINPAGDAVLPTAESIESGEYAPFSRPLLIYLNVESLDKVEVETFIESYMTNIREIVAAANYVPLPESVYTAATQNIENRVVGTHYLTAEGEKREGSILNVFKPENLKK, from the coding sequence ATGAAGTACGCAAGTGGCAGAACAACCATCCAGGCAATGTTGTGCATTGGATTCCTGGCGCTGACGGGATGCGATTCGAGCAAACCGGCCGCAAAATCCGACGCGGATGCTCCAGTGGCTACCGATGGCGATCCTACCGCCGCTGTCTCGCAACTAACCGGCAAGATCGCCGTCGAGGGTTCGAGCACCGTTGCACCGATCACCACTCAGGCGAAAGAACGCTTCAACGAACAGCATCCCGACGTCACGATCTCGGTCATCGGCGAAGGAACCAGCAACGGTTTTAAATCGTTCGTCAAGAAAGAGACCGACATTCAAGACGCATCGCGTCCGATCAAACAGAAGGAACTCGATAGCTGCAAGGAAAGTGGGCTGGAGTTCATCGAAGTCCCCGTCGCTTACGACGGTTTGACGATCGCCGTCCATCCCAAAAACAGCTTCGTCAAATCGCTGACCGTCGACCAACTGCAGAAGATCTTCCGCTCGGGCGATTCGGCCAAGACTTGGAAAGATGTCGATGCATCGTGGCCCGACAAGAAGATCTCGATCTTCTCGCCAGGAACCGGATCGGGCACCTACGATTACTTCAGCGAAGTTGTAATCGGCAAAGAAGGATCGCTGCGCGACGACGGGCAAATCAATCTGAACGAAGATGACAACATCCTGGTTCGTGGCGTCGCAGGGGATGAATTTGCCATTGGATACTTCGGGTACTCGTACTACGAACGCAACAAGAAGGACCTGCAAGCGGTTCCGATCATCAACCCAGCTGGGGATGCCGTTTTGCCGACTGCCGAATCGATCGAATCGGGAGAGTACGCCCCCTTCAGCCGTCCGCTGTTGATCTACCTGAACGTCGAATCTTTGGACAAGGTCGAGGTCGAAACATTCATCGAATCGTACATGACGAACATTCGTGAAATTGTCGCCGCGGCGAACTATGTACCACTTCCCGAAAGCGTCTATACTGCCGCGACGCAAAACATCGAAAACCGCGTTGTCGGAACCCATTACCTGACGGCTGAAGGTGAAAAACGCGAGGGATCGATCCTCAACGTCTTTAAGCCTGAAAATTTGAAAAAGTAA
- a CDS encoding PVC-type heme-binding CxxCH protein, with the protein MRFSRRALRSACLASLLLPFSPLACADDIVETRKVTKADMPRIPHTEPADALAGFRLADDFKLEMVASEPMVGDPVDACFDEYGRMFVAEMHGYPFSQEPTKLNPEGGGLVDAGIIRMLEDTDGDGVMDKSVVFADGLSWPTSLCCYNGGIFVLAPKYLLYLKDTDGDGKADVREEILAGFGRGNVQAVTNGLKWDLDNQIYFAAGRNPMSLTHRGEPLFPISGADLRLNPKTEKFEPVTGGSQFGHSIDDWGTRFVCSNSDHIQQVVYPRDYLERNPYFVASGMIRSIAQDGASARVFRRSPPEPWRIIRQKWRAADKGYKLIVKEDGEWEFIPLDPSKPKNAVPTEHPIGYFTSATGITIYRGNAYPERYRGNAFVGDVGGNLVHRKTVDTSSVVYRAKRADEGIEIVASSDNWFRPVNFVNAPDGSLYVLDMYRETIEHPYSIPQEIKQFLHLTSGNDRGRIYRLVSPDMKRNPVVKIGDLPPAELVQQLASDNSWNRETAQRLIWERQDKTLVPQLRELLKTSDKPLARLHAMYCLAGLDWLTEADVRGGLKDSEGRVRAHAIRLSEPMLATSPAVLDDLLSLCDDTNDHVRFQLAFSLGESKDPKAIDGLARLARNPNNSAEVVAALMSSVGGTADQLAGSLIRDADFAKQKQATSIISQLALIVGATPEADGTLNLIGECSKPGVPASVQRTVMASLGEGLKRRGSSFAKLIPTAAADDARVQAFAAMMQQANDRATDEDESMADRTAAVQLLAFADLETATETLPAMLDPQYPQSLQLAAVQSMAQLNSDMLASEMLEGWRGHSPQIRQAVLVALSDKPAWLGKLLDSVEAKAIKPGELPAETKQLVMAHPNKQLQARGKALFAGAVNSDRAKVVDQYQDVLNLEGDATRGLAIFKQKCAVCHQVGKLGHQVAPSLESVKNKSTADLLIAILDPNREAQPNFNTYIVQTIDGRVLTGMIGAESSSSITLKRAEGKEDVILRSNIDLMQATGVSLMPEGLETDLKRQDLADVISFVKTSQP; encoded by the coding sequence ATGCGTTTTTCACGCCGCGCCCTGCGCTCTGCTTGTCTGGCAAGTTTGCTGCTCCCCTTCTCTCCGCTCGCCTGTGCCGACGATATCGTGGAAACACGCAAGGTTACGAAGGCCGACATGCCGCGGATCCCGCACACCGAACCGGCTGACGCGTTGGCGGGATTCCGACTTGCCGACGACTTCAAGCTGGAGATGGTTGCGTCCGAACCGATGGTGGGCGACCCCGTCGATGCCTGCTTCGATGAATACGGGCGGATGTTTGTCGCCGAAATGCACGGTTATCCGTTTTCCCAAGAGCCGACCAAACTGAACCCCGAAGGGGGCGGACTGGTCGACGCCGGGATCATCCGGATGTTGGAGGATACCGATGGCGACGGCGTGATGGACAAGAGTGTCGTCTTTGCCGATGGGCTCAGCTGGCCGACATCGCTGTGCTGCTACAACGGCGGCATCTTCGTTCTGGCCCCAAAATACCTGCTGTATCTAAAAGACACCGACGGTGATGGCAAAGCCGATGTACGCGAAGAGATCTTGGCCGGGTTTGGCCGCGGCAACGTGCAAGCGGTCACCAACGGTCTGAAGTGGGACCTGGACAATCAAATCTATTTTGCGGCCGGTCGCAATCCGATGTCGTTGACGCATCGCGGCGAACCCTTGTTTCCGATCAGCGGTGCCGATCTGCGGCTGAATCCGAAGACCGAAAAATTTGAACCGGTCACCGGCGGTTCGCAGTTTGGCCACAGCATCGACGACTGGGGGACGCGGTTCGTCTGCAGCAACAGCGACCACATCCAACAGGTTGTCTATCCACGCGATTACCTGGAACGGAATCCTTATTTTGTCGCCTCGGGGATGATCCGCAGCATCGCCCAAGATGGAGCGAGCGCCCGCGTGTTCCGCCGCAGTCCGCCCGAACCGTGGCGAATCATTCGCCAGAAATGGCGAGCGGCCGACAAGGGCTACAAGCTGATTGTCAAAGAAGACGGCGAGTGGGAGTTCATTCCGCTGGATCCGTCGAAGCCAAAGAATGCCGTTCCCACCGAACACCCGATCGGATATTTCACCTCGGCAACCGGCATCACCATCTATCGCGGCAACGCCTACCCCGAACGCTATCGCGGCAACGCCTTTGTCGGCGATGTCGGCGGCAACCTGGTTCACCGCAAGACGGTCGACACGTCGTCGGTCGTCTATCGCGCCAAGCGTGCCGACGAGGGGATTGAGATCGTGGCGTCGTCGGACAACTGGTTCCGTCCCGTCAACTTCGTCAACGCTCCCGACGGCAGCCTGTACGTGCTGGACATGTACCGCGAAACGATCGAGCATCCCTATTCGATCCCCCAGGAGATCAAGCAGTTTTTGCATCTGACCAGCGGCAACGATCGCGGCCGGATCTATCGCTTGGTCAGCCCCGACATGAAGCGCAATCCGGTTGTCAAAATCGGCGACCTGCCGCCAGCCGAACTGGTTCAACAATTGGCGTCCGACAACAGCTGGAACCGCGAAACGGCGCAGCGTTTGATCTGGGAACGCCAGGACAAAACACTCGTTCCGCAATTGCGAGAACTGCTGAAAACATCGGACAAGCCACTGGCTCGGCTGCACGCAATGTACTGCTTGGCCGGACTCGATTGGTTGACCGAAGCCGACGTTCGCGGCGGGCTGAAAGATTCCGAAGGACGCGTGCGAGCGCATGCGATTCGATTGTCCGAACCGATGCTGGCGACATCGCCTGCGGTTTTGGACGACCTGCTGTCGCTGTGCGACGACACCAACGATCACGTCCGTTTCCAACTGGCCTTCTCGCTGGGCGAATCGAAAGATCCCAAAGCGATCGACGGCTTGGCCCGCTTGGCTCGCAACCCAAACAATTCGGCTGAGGTCGTCGCGGCGTTAATGTCGTCGGTCGGTGGCACCGCCGACCAATTGGCCGGCTCGCTGATCCGCGACGCCGACTTTGCGAAACAGAAGCAGGCCACTTCGATCATCTCGCAACTAGCCCTGATCGTCGGTGCCACTCCCGAAGCCGATGGCACGCTGAACCTGATCGGCGAATGCTCCAAGCCAGGTGTTCCCGCATCGGTTCAACGGACCGTGATGGCTTCGCTGGGCGAAGGGCTGAAGCGACGTGGCAGCTCGTTCGCCAAGCTGATCCCTACCGCCGCAGCCGACGATGCTCGTGTTCAAGCGTTTGCCGCGATGATGCAACAAGCAAACGATCGCGCAACCGATGAAGACGAATCGATGGCCGATCGCACCGCCGCGGTCCAGTTGCTCGCCTTTGCCGACTTGGAAACCGCGACGGAAACTCTGCCGGCGATGCTCGATCCGCAGTACCCGCAGAGCCTGCAACTGGCGGCTGTTCAATCGATGGCTCAATTGAATTCCGACATGTTGGCCAGCGAGATGCTGGAAGGCTGGCGCGGACACAGCCCACAGATCCGCCAAGCGGTTCTGGTCGCGCTGTCAGACAAGCCAGCGTGGCTCGGAAAATTGCTGGACAGTGTGGAAGCCAAGGCAATCAAGCCGGGCGAACTGCCTGCGGAGACGAAGCAATTGGTGATGGCGCATCCGAACAAGCAGCTGCAAGCTCGCGGCAAAGCATTGTTCGCCGGAGCGGTCAACAGCGACCGAGCCAAGGTTGTCGACCAGTATCAAGATGTGCTGAATCTCGAAGGGGATGCGACCCGTGGGCTGGCGATCTTCAAGCAGAAATGTGCGGTCTGCCACCAGGTTGGCAAGCTGGGGCACCAGGTTGCTCCGAGCCTTGAATCGGTGAAAAACAAATCGACAGCCGATCTGCTGATCGCGATTTTGGATCCCAACCGCGAGGCCCAACCGAACTTCAACACCTACATCGTGCAAACGATCGACGGTCGCGTGCTGACCGGGATGATCGGGGCGGAATCGTCCAGCAGCATCACGCTCAAGCGGGCTGAAGGGAAGGAAGACGTGATCCTTCGCAGCAACATCGACCTGATGCAAGCGACGGGTGTGTCGTTGATGCCCGAGGGACTGGAAACCGATCTCAAACGCCAGGACTTGGCCGATGTGATTTCGTTTGTAAAGACGAGCCAGCCCTAG
- the pstC gene encoding phosphate ABC transporter permease subunit PstC, with protein sequence MRPSATSKRNQTFVVSLLVLCATLSIATTVGIVTILLTESYGFFSRIDLSDFLLGTEWTIGRSKNEADYKYGIWPLILGTLRITLIAMAISIPLGLTTAVYLSEYAPRWIRAILKPVLEILAGMPTVVLGYFAVVVITPTLLEPLGFKPYNAMAAGIAVGILCLPLVSSLAEDALQAVPRSLREAVYGLGGTRFDSVVKVVIPAAMSGIVSAFLLAFARAIGETMIVALAAGSIPTFTMDPRGPSQTMTGFIVEVFQSEDVIPGTIAYYSIYAVALTLFLLTFITTLIGQFVRRRYREAYE encoded by the coding sequence ATGCGGCCCAGTGCAACGAGCAAGCGAAACCAAACGTTTGTCGTCTCTTTATTAGTCCTATGCGCGACGCTCTCGATCGCAACCACGGTTGGCATCGTCACGATCTTGTTGACCGAATCGTATGGCTTTTTCTCCCGGATCGATCTCAGCGACTTTCTGCTGGGGACTGAGTGGACAATCGGTCGCTCGAAAAACGAAGCCGATTACAAATACGGAATCTGGCCGCTGATCTTGGGAACGCTGCGGATCACGCTGATCGCGATGGCGATCTCGATTCCGCTGGGGCTGACCACCGCGGTCTATTTGAGCGAATATGCACCGCGATGGATCCGAGCGATCCTCAAACCGGTGCTTGAAATCCTGGCAGGCATGCCGACGGTCGTGTTGGGCTATTTTGCCGTTGTCGTGATCACGCCAACGCTGCTCGAACCGCTCGGCTTCAAACCCTACAACGCGATGGCAGCGGGAATCGCGGTCGGCATCTTATGCCTGCCATTGGTCAGTTCGCTGGCCGAAGACGCATTGCAAGCCGTCCCCCGCAGCCTGCGTGAAGCGGTCTACGGGCTCGGCGGAACGCGATTCGACAGCGTGGTCAAGGTGGTGATACCGGCAGCGATGTCGGGAATTGTGTCGGCCTTCTTATTGGCATTCGCCCGCGCAATCGGCGAAACGATGATCGTCGCGTTGGCCGCCGGTTCGATCCCGACATTTACGATGGATCCACGAGGCCCCTCGCAAACGATGACTGGATTTATCGTTGAGGTCTTCCAAAGCGAAGACGTGATCCCCGGCACGATCGCGTATTATTCGATCTATGCCGTCGCCCTGACGCTCTTCTTACTGACCTTCATTACAACCTTGATCGGACAATTCGTGCGCCGCCGATATCGTGAGGCTTACGAATGA
- a CDS encoding PstA family ABC transporter permease, giving the protein MNQPEFQVPASDPRRAKNRQAISKIFRVACMLVAVQAVVILIVLLTTVFVRGVDQLSWDFLTGVHRDDNPDGSGLWPAIIGSIVICLICGAAALPIGIGTAIFLEEFKPRNKTLRILHNLVQLNITNLAGVPSIVYGILGLTAFVYMFGLFGTYEANKAAELEFGAQRYYQVRTLAKTFVWIPATDKTVRVLRIEEPITARYPDGGDFKLNLIDRGATKPSDPTVLGQTVYRGSKASIFAKHPWHYLRLPFHKSVLSAGLTLALVVLPIVIISSQESIRAVPDTMRDAGLGLGCTRWQMVRTIVLPASIPGIMTGAILAMSRAVGEAAPLLAVMGGVVGKRHAPENLMDNAAAMPITIYNWARDDNPGFWELSATAIIVLLCLLLTMNSIAILLRYWAEKKFASR; this is encoded by the coding sequence ATGAACCAGCCTGAATTCCAAGTCCCCGCCAGCGATCCGCGACGCGCAAAAAACCGCCAAGCGATCAGCAAGATCTTCCGCGTCGCCTGCATGTTGGTCGCCGTTCAAGCCGTCGTGATCTTGATCGTTCTGCTGACGACCGTTTTTGTCCGCGGTGTCGACCAACTCTCTTGGGACTTCCTGACCGGCGTCCATCGCGACGACAACCCCGACGGCTCGGGGCTTTGGCCAGCGATCATTGGATCGATCGTAATCTGTCTGATCTGCGGTGCTGCGGCGCTCCCCATCGGCATCGGCACGGCAATTTTCTTGGAAGAGTTCAAGCCCCGAAACAAGACGCTCCGCATCCTGCACAACTTGGTTCAATTGAACATTACGAACCTCGCTGGCGTCCCTTCGATCGTCTACGGGATCTTGGGGCTCACCGCATTCGTCTACATGTTTGGACTATTTGGCACCTACGAAGCCAACAAGGCGGCCGAACTGGAATTTGGCGCCCAGCGTTACTATCAAGTGCGAACGTTGGCCAAAACCTTCGTCTGGATTCCCGCGACCGACAAGACGGTTCGCGTGTTGCGAATCGAAGAACCGATCACAGCGCGTTATCCCGATGGCGGTGACTTCAAACTCAACCTGATCGATCGCGGGGCGACTAAACCGAGCGATCCCACGGTGCTGGGGCAGACGGTCTATCGCGGATCGAAAGCCAGCATCTTTGCCAAGCACCCTTGGCATTACCTGCGTTTGCCGTTCCATAAGAGCGTGCTTTCGGCGGGCCTCACCCTGGCACTGGTTGTGCTTCCGATCGTCATCATCTCGTCGCAAGAATCGATCCGCGCGGTTCCCGACACGATGCGCGATGCCGGACTGGGACTGGGATGCACCCGCTGGCAGATGGTCCGCACGATCGTGTTGCCCGCATCGATTCCGGGAATTATGACCGGGGCGATATTGGCGATGAGCCGCGCCGTTGGAGAGGCGGCGCCGTTGCTGGCGGTGATGGGGGGCGTTGTCGGAAAGCGACATGCACCCGAAAATTTGATGGACAATGCCGCTGCGATGCCGATCACAATTTACAACTGGGCCCGCGACGACAACCCCGGTTTTTGGGAACTTTCGGCAACGGCGATCATCGTCCTGCTGTGCCTGTTGTTGACGATGAATTCGATCGCCATCTTACTTCGCTACTGGGCGGAAAAGAAGTTTGCGTCCCGCTGA
- a CDS encoding SDR family NAD(P)-dependent oxidoreductase translates to MQDKNFVIVGGSHGIGAGIVRRCVERGAKVTVLSRGIGELADLPGVRHVPLDVTQRGPTADELPDSIDALAYCPGSINLGPLRSVTEQTLRDDFELNVVGAVRCMQACLAGLKSGASASVVLFSTVAVQQGLAMHTSVAAAKGAIEGLTRTWAAELAPKVRVNCIAPALTATQLSERLLATDEKRQAMAAMYPLGRHGEVDDIAAAAEFLLSDASSWITGQVLGVDGGLSSLRK, encoded by the coding sequence ATGCAAGACAAAAATTTCGTCATCGTTGGTGGCAGTCATGGGATCGGTGCAGGGATCGTCCGCCGCTGCGTGGAAAGAGGGGCCAAGGTGACGGTGCTTTCGCGTGGCATCGGCGAGCTGGCCGATCTGCCCGGCGTTCGGCACGTTCCGCTCGACGTGACGCAGCGGGGGCCGACGGCGGATGAGCTGCCCGATTCCATCGACGCTTTGGCCTACTGCCCGGGATCGATCAACCTGGGACCGCTGCGATCGGTCACCGAGCAGACGCTGCGAGATGATTTTGAGCTCAACGTCGTCGGTGCCGTTAGATGCATGCAAGCCTGCTTGGCCGGACTGAAATCGGGAGCTTCCGCCAGCGTCGTCCTGTTCAGCACCGTCGCCGTCCAACAGGGGCTCGCCATGCACACCTCCGTGGCGGCAGCCAAAGGAGCGATCGAAGGTTTAACTCGCACTTGGGCTGCCGAACTCGCCCCCAAGGTTCGCGTCAACTGCATCGCCCCGGCCCTGACCGCAACGCAACTGAGCGAACGTCTGCTGGCCACCGACGAGAAACGTCAGGCGATGGCGGCCATGTATCCTCTAGGCCGCCACGGCGAAGTCGACGACATCGCTGCGGCAGCCGAATTCTTGCTCTCCGACGCCAGCAGCTGGATCACCGGCCAAGTTCTAGGAGTCGACGGCGGGCTATCGTCGCTACGTAAATAG